In Sorghum bicolor cultivar BTx623 chromosome 10, Sorghum_bicolor_NCBIv3, whole genome shotgun sequence, one genomic interval encodes:
- the LOC8065084 gene encoding 26S protease regulatory subunit S10B homolog B has translation MAEGGEDARRRAAVTDYRKKLLTCRELEARVKTGRENLKDAKKNLEKTEEDLKSLQSVGQIIGEVLRPLDKERFIVKASSGPRYVVACRSKVDKEKLIAGTRVVLDMTTLTIMRTLPREVDPVVYNMLHEDPGNVSYSAVGGLSDQIRELRESIELPLMNPELFLRVGIKPPKGVLLYGPPGTGKTLLARAIASNIDANFLKVVSSAIIDKYIGESARLIREMFNYAREHQPCIIFMDEIDAIGGRRFSEGTSADREIQRTLMELLNQLDGFDELGKVKMIMATNRPDVLDPALLRPGRLDRKIEIPLPNEQGRMEVLKIHAVGIAKHGEIDYEAVINLAEGFNGADLRNVCTEAGMAAIRAERDYVIHEDFMKAVRKLNDAKKLESSAHYSADFGKD, from the exons GGAGGGAGAACCTAAAAGATGCAAAGAAAAACTTGGAAAAAACTGAAGAGGATCTAAAATCATTGCAAAGTGTTGGTCAAATTATCGGTGAGGTGCTTCGACCTTTGGACAAGGAACGAT TTATTGTCAAAGCTAGCAGTGGACCACGCTATGTTGTTGCCTGCCGAAGTAAAGTTGACAAAGAAAAGTTGATTGCCGGTACACGAGTTGTTCTTGACATGACAACACTTACCATCATGCGCACTCTGCCTCGTGAG GTTGATCCTGTAGTTTACAACATGCTACATGAAGATCCTGGCAATGTTAGTTACTCAGCTGTAGGTGGGTTATCAGATCAAATAAGGGAACTCAGAGAATCCATTGAGTTACCGCTTATGAACCCAGAATTGTTTCTCCGTGTCGGGATTAAGCCGCCGAAG GGTGTGCTGCTCTACGGTCCACCTGGAACTGGGAAGACACTTCTAGCTAGAGCCATTGCTAGCAACATTGATGCTAATTTCTTGAAG GTTGTGTCAAGTGCTATCATTGATAAATATATTGGTGAAAGTGCACGCTTAATTCGTGAAATGTTTAACTATGCACGTGAGCATCAG CCATGCATCATTTTTATGGATGAAATTGATGCCATCGGTGGCCGAAGATTTAGTGAGGGCACAAGTGCAGATCGTGAGATTCAGAGGACATTGATGGAGCTTCTAAATCAGCTAGATGGATTCGACGAGCTTGGGAAG GTGAAAATGATCATGGCAACCAACCGGCCTGATGTTTTGGATCCCGCACTCCTTCGTCCTGGGCGGTTGGACAGGAAGATTGAGATCCCATTGCCGAATGAACAGGGGAGGATGGAGGTCCTCAAGATCCATGCAGTTGGCATTGCGAAGCATGGCGAGATTGACTATGAAGCTGTAATCAATCTAGCTGAA GGCTTCAACGGAGCCGATCTGCGCAACGTCTGCACCGAAGCCGGCATGGCTGCTATCCGAGCAGAGCGTGACTATGTCATTCACGAGGACTTCATGAAG GCTGTGCGCAAGCTGAATGACGCCAAGAAGCTCGAGTCCAGTGCACACTACAGCGCTGACTTCGGCAAGGATTGA
- the LOC8082271 gene encoding C2 and GRAM domain-containing protein At1g03370, with protein MTKQATSASTVSEAAESARRVTPMKLLVRVVEARGLPAVHLNGSSDPFVKLKLGKRRAKTAVVKRSLAPAWDEEFSFLVGDVAEELVVSVLNEDKYFSNDLLGLVRLPLSQVMETDDLSLGTQWYQLQPKSKKSKKKCRGEVCLHVSLSTRTHVSDESQSVPHPASDDLASSSDSPIERKTLSTTCSCIDLSAVSSIEPRASHSSFERFPDSILDLPARSSVEELATSEPGPAAAADTDVTPNPSSVVEVLSRYFFRKPENATPNVHPTTSDTDQTVDHQLQEPNVSSSEDREIPEKGTVVPESSLDELLKVMESKDQGSEMPANLPGGVLVDESYVAAPTELNSLLFSPNSDFWPAVAELQGTSGFQIEPWKLDSNESCVQRTLTYTKAASKLVKAVKATEEQKYLKAAANSYAVFSVVSTPDVPCGNCFKVEILYCITPGPHLSSEEQTSHLTVSWRVNFVQSTMIKGMIENGAKQGMAEGYAQFSEVLNQKLKVAELDDANSNKEKILASLHAQKESGWRLIVRFLGNFTFIFSVAIALYVIAHLHLSKPDVTHGLEYFGLDLPDSIGEVVVCAVLILQGQSIVKVTRRFLSAWKQRGSDHGVKAHGDGWLLTVALIEATGITATGSSDLFDLYVVFTCNAKRKTSSIKFQTSDPKWNEIFEFDAMDDPPSRMDVALYDSSGQCVIGHTEVNFLKNNLSELTDIWLPLNGKCDQASNPKLHLRIFLNNSRGTEVVMNYLAKMGKEVGKKINLRSTQTNVAFRKLFALPPEEFLIDDFTCHLKRKMPLQGRLFFSPRIVGFYSNIFGHKTKFFFLWEDVDDIQVIPATLSIGSPSLMILLRKDRGLEAKHGAKGTDHHGRLKFIFQSFVSFNDAYRIITAIWKIRALSPEQKGEAIEKDEVKELLPEECGSLFTNADVKMSEIFSSVLSVDVESLMEMFSGGPLEHKMMQKAGCVDYTATQWELVGCNIQQRQTSYKFDKNLSRYGGEATTTEQKYSLVNQDGWAIEKVMTLQGVLLADYFNLQMKYFITNIPSKPNTCSILVLLGIAWLKSTKQKKKVTKTIISNTSNRLKELFAEVEKELTSRSGTS; from the exons ATGACGAAGCAGGCGACGAGCGCGTCGACGGTGTCGGAGGCGGCGGAGAGCGCGCGGCGGGTGACGCCGATGAAGCTGCTGGTGCGCGTGGTGGAGGCGCGGGGCCTCCCCGCCGTGCACCTCAACGGCTCCAGCGACCCCTTCGTGAAGCTCAAGCTGGGGAAGCGCCGCGCCAAGACGGCCGTCGTGAAGCGCAGCCTGGCCCCCGCGTGGGACGAGGAGTTCAGCTTCCTCGTCGGCGACGTCGCCGAGGAGCTGGTGGTGTCGGTGCTCAACGAGGACAAGTACTTCAGCAACGACCTGCTGGGCCTGGTCCGCCTGCCGCTGTCGCAGGTCATGGAGACCGACGACCTCTCCCTCGGCACCCAGTGGTACCAGCTCCAGCCCAAGAGCAAGAAATCCAAGAAGAAATGCCGCG GAGAAGTTTGTCTGCACGTATCATTGTCCACAAGAACCCACGTATCTGACGAGTCACAGAGTGTTCCTCATCCTGCTTCAGATGACTTAGCATCCAGTTCAGACAGCCCCATTGAGCGCAAAACATTATCGACAACATGTAGCTGCATCGACCTATCAGCTGTTTCCAGCATCGAACCCCGAGCATCTCACAGCAGCTTCGAACGATTCCCGGACAGCATTCTGGATCTTCCAGCCCGGAGTAGCGTGGAAGAATTAGCAACCTCTGAACCTGGACCAGCAGCAGCTGCAGACACTGATGTGACGCCAAATCCGTCATCGGTGGTAGAGGTCTTGTCCCGCTATTTCTTCAGGAAACCTGAGAATGCTACTCCAAATGTGCACCCGACTACATCAGACACTGATCAGACAGTTGATCATCAGTTGCAAGAGCCAAACGTGAGCTCATCAGAAGATCGTGAAATCCCTGAGAAAGGCACGGTGGTGCCTGAGTCGAGCCTTGATGAGCTGCTCAAAGTCATGGAGTCGAAAGATCAAGGCAGTGAGATGCCAGCTAACTTGCCTGGTGGTGTGCTGGTTGACGAATCTTATGTCGCCGCGCCGACCGAGTTGAACTCTCTCCTGTTCTCGCCGAATTCAGATTTCTGGCCAGCAGTGGCAGAGCTTCAAGGAACAAGTGGGTTTCAGATTGAACCATGGAAACTTGACAGCAATGAGAGCTGTGTGCAAAGAACATTGACTTACACAAAagctgcaagcaagttggttaAAGCTGTGAAAGCCACAGAAGAACAGAAGTACCTGAAAGCGGCCGCAAATTCTTACGCGGTGTTTTCTGTTGTCAGCACTCCTGATGTTCCCTGCGGAAATTGCTTTAAGGTGGAGATACTGTACTGTATCACACCAGGTCCCCATCTGTCATCTGAAGAGCAAACATCTCATCTTACTGTTAGCTGGAGGGTAAACTTTGTTCAGAGCACAATGATAAAAGGAATGATTGAGAACGGTGCAAAACAAGGCATGGCCGAGGGTTATGCCCAATTCTCTGAAGTACTAAACCAGAAGCTTAAAGTAGCCGAGCTTGATGATGCTAATTcaaacaaagaaaagattttagctTCATTACATGCCCAAAAGGAATCAGGTTGGCGGTTGATTGTCCGCTTTCTCGGGAACTTCACATTCATATTCTCTGTTGCCATAGCACTATATGTTATAGCACACCTTCATTTGTCCAAGCCCGATGTGACGCATGGGCTTGAGTATTTTGGTCTTGACCTTCCAGATTCAATTGGGGAGGTTGTAGTTTGTGCAGTTTTAATTCTTCAGGGGCAGAGCATTGTCAAAGTAACACGGCGCTTCTTAAGTGCATGGAAACAAAGAG GCAGTGACCATGGGGTCAAAGCTCACGGTGATGGTTGGTTGTTGACTGTTGCACTCATCGAAGCCACTGGTATTACAGCTACTGGTTCATCTGACCTATTTGATCTCTATGTTGTTTTTACATGCAATGCTAAGAGGAAAACAAGCTCAATTAAATTTCAGACATCAGATCCAAAATGGAACG AGATATTCGAATTTGATGCTATGGATGATCCTCCATCAAGGATGGACGTTGCTCTTTATGATTCGAGTGGGCAATGTGTCATTGGTCACACAGAAGTCAACTTTTTGAAAAACAATTTGTCAGAATTAACTGACATATGGCTTCCTCTCAATGGGAAATGTGATCAAGCAAGTAACCCTAAATTGCATTTGAGAATATTTTTGAACAACTCGAGGGGGACTGAAGTTGTCATGAATTACCTAGCAAAGATGGGAAAAGAAGTTGGTAAGAAG ATAAATTTGCGGTCAACCCAAACAAATGTAGCATTCCGAAAGCTGTTTGCCCTCCCTCCAGAAGAGTTTCTCATCGACGATTTCACCTGCCATCTGAAACGGAAGATGCCACTTCAG GGCCGCCTCTTTTTCTCTCCAAGAATAGTTGGATTTTATTCCAACATATTTGGACACAAAACcaagtttttctttttgtgggAGGACGTCGATGACATCCAGGTTATCCCTGCTACACTGTCCATCGGTAGCCCGTCTTTGATGATCCTCCTTCGAAAGGATAGAGGTTTAGAAGCAAAACATGGTGCCAAGGGAACAGATCATCATGGAAGACTCAAATTTATTTTTCAATCTTTTGTTTCCTTCAATGATGCTTACAG GATAATCACAGCAATTTGGAAAATTCGAGCACTCAGTCCAGAACAGAAGGGGGAGGCGATTGAAAAAGACGAAGTGAAAGAACTGCTGCCTGAAGAATGCGGATCCTTGTTCACTAATGCGGATGTTAAAATGTCTGAAATATTTTCATCAGTTCTTTCTGTTGAT GTTGAGTCCTTGATGGAGATGTTTTCAGGAGGTCCCCTGGAGCACAAAATGATGCAAAAGGCCGGCTGTGTAGACTACACTGCCACACAATGGGAACTTGTAGGATGCAATATACAGCAGCGGCAAACAAGCTACAAGTTTGACAAAAACTTGTCTCGGTACGGAGGAGAAGCGACCACCACTGAACAGAAGTATAGCTTGGTCAACCAAGATGGCTGGGCCATTGAAAAGGTGATGACCCTCCAAGGTGTTCTACTTGCAGACTACTTCAAT CTCCAGATGAAGTACTTTATCACGAATATACCTTCGAAACCAAATACCTGCAGTATCCTGGTTTTGTTGGGGATTGCCTGGTTAAAGAGTaccaagcaaaagaagaaggtcACGAAGACTATTATTTCCAATACCTCAAATAGATTGAAGGAACTCTTTGCTGAAGTCGAGAAGGAGCTTACATCAAGAAGCG GTACAAGCTAA
- the LOC8082272 gene encoding uncharacterized protein LOC8082272, which produces MGDHHMRLHRPAPIEKIAVPEKKALFLHAAGASSPGQQQQQHGASSHESITPRTATNKQPASPRACLCSPTLHAGSFRCRLHRGNFGGGGGGGGSGDGGSGLHEMSKKPGV; this is translated from the coding sequence ATGGGGGATCACCATATGCGGCTGCACAGGCCGGCGCCGATCGAGAAGATCGCGGTGCCGGAGAAGAAGGCCTTGTTCCTCCACGCCGCCGGCGCGTCGTCGccggggcagcagcagcagcagcacggcgCCTCCTCGCACGAGAGCATCACGCCGCGGACGGCCACGAATAAGCAGCCGGCGAGCCCCCGGGCGTGCCTCTGCTCGCCGACCCTGCACGCGGGTTCGTTCCGCTGCAGGCTCCACCGCGGCAatttcggcggcggcggcggcggcggcggcagcggcgacgGCGGCTCCGGCCTCCACGAGATGAGCAAGAAGCCCGGCGTATGA